One genomic segment of Pyruvatibacter mobilis includes these proteins:
- a CDS encoding YfbR-like 5'-deoxynucleotidase has translation MTVPKDSDAPRAWQRMLSGRRLDLINPSPLDVEIEDIAHGLARVARWNGQTVGDHAYSVAQHSLLVTDLAQAFAPDWDQTKLLAALLHDAPEYVIGDMISPFKAALGVDYKTFETRLEEAIHIRFGIPAQTPRHVTRTIKRADHVSAYLEAVELAGFEPAEAARLFGRPRLTPAQSRAARRWIKPLPVREAQDAYLKRFATLAAG, from the coding sequence ATGACCGTGCCGAAGGACAGTGACGCCCCGCGCGCCTGGCAGCGCATGCTCAGCGGGCGGCGGCTTGATCTGATCAACCCGTCGCCGCTCGACGTGGAGATCGAGGACATTGCCCACGGGTTGGCGCGGGTCGCGCGCTGGAACGGGCAGACGGTGGGGGATCACGCCTATAGCGTGGCGCAGCACTCCCTGCTGGTCACGGACCTTGCGCAGGCTTTCGCACCGGACTGGGACCAGACCAAGCTGCTGGCCGCGCTGCTGCATGACGCACCGGAATATGTCATCGGCGACATGATCAGCCCCTTCAAGGCAGCCCTGGGCGTTGACTACAAGACCTTCGAAACGCGGCTGGAGGAGGCGATCCACATCCGCTTCGGCATTCCCGCACAAACGCCGAGACACGTGACCCGCACCATCAAGCGGGCGGATCACGTGTCGGCCTATCTGGAAGCTGTGGAGCTTGCGGGGTTCGAGCCTGCGGAAGCGGCGCGGCTGTTCGGCCGGCCGCGGCTGACGCCGGCCCAGTCCCGGGCGGCGCGGCGGTGGATCAAGCCGCTGCCGGTGCGTGAGGCACAGGATGCCTACCTCAAACGCTTCGCGACCCTGGCGGCGGGGTAG
- a CDS encoding cell wall hydrolase: MLNRLDTVLTQIRHRCRSLTEGREWTRKTAIIAAAGAIVLAGSTAVTFLGGEADPSQQQAALSISETPDVKAVTAKARARVAGGRLSAPVITLPAVTRSMSDDTFYAVVENAIDIAGEDRLAKRFSKLSEEQIARERQCLAEAIYFEARSEGAKGKLAVAEVVLTRVADKRYPRTICGVVYQGAHLATGCQFSWTCDGLSDIPREKAAWDRSRALAAYVMLDVKWEEVTGKATHYHADYVAPYWAPTLEETATVGKHVFYRWGNRKPAKPAPLQDS, translated from the coding sequence ATGCTGAACAGGCTCGACACCGTTTTGACGCAGATCCGTCATCGCTGCCGGTCTCTCACCGAGGGGCGGGAGTGGACACGCAAGACGGCCATCATCGCCGCCGCCGGTGCCATTGTGCTGGCCGGCAGCACCGCGGTTACCTTCCTCGGCGGGGAAGCTGACCCGTCGCAGCAGCAGGCGGCGCTGAGCATCAGCGAGACGCCGGACGTGAAGGCTGTCACCGCCAAGGCCCGTGCGCGGGTCGCCGGCGGCCGCCTCAGCGCCCCGGTGATAACCCTGCCGGCCGTAACCCGTTCCATGAGCGACGACACGTTTTACGCGGTGGTGGAAAACGCCATCGACATCGCCGGCGAGGACCGTCTCGCCAAGCGCTTCTCCAAGCTGTCGGAAGAGCAAATTGCCCGCGAGCGCCAGTGCCTCGCCGAAGCAATCTATTTCGAGGCCCGCAGCGAAGGCGCCAAGGGCAAGCTGGCCGTGGCCGAAGTGGTGCTGACCCGGGTGGCCGACAAGCGCTACCCCCGCACCATCTGCGGCGTCGTCTATCAGGGCGCGCACCTGGCCACGGGCTGCCAGTTCTCCTGGACCTGCGACGGCCTGAGCGACATTCCGCGCGAAAAGGCCGCCTGGGACCGCTCCCGCGCCCTGGCCGCCTATGTGATGCTGGACGTGAAGTGGGAAGAAGTGACCGGCAAGGCCACGCATTACCACGCTGACTATGTGGCGCCTTACTGGGCCCCGACGCTGGAAGAGACGGCCACCGTCGGCAAGCACGTCTTCTACCGCTGGGGCAACCGCAAGCCCGCCAAGCCGGCGCCGCTGCAGGACAGCTAG
- a CDS encoding SDR family oxidoreductase, with protein MSKTKAGNRKSIFITGAASGMGRATAELFASKGWFVGATDVNELGLKSLEADIGPDNCFISTLDVTSAEDFGAVLEAFSKDTGGTLDLLFNNAGIGNGGFFDEMDFADVMAVVNVNFIGVLRGIHMAYPLLKATPNSLCFTTSSSSATFGMPGIAVYSATKHAVKGLTEALSIEFARHGVRAADVLPGLIDTAILPEGTTDNAPSEGMFRLMPADSVAVCVWEAYHTPEKLHWFVPEEIGDLDKAAGNTPELVREQLKSTGPLAELIRNMEEESKKAASA; from the coding sequence ATGAGCAAGACCAAGGCGGGCAACCGCAAATCAATTTTCATCACCGGGGCTGCCAGCGGCATGGGCCGGGCGACGGCAGAGCTGTTTGCGTCCAAGGGCTGGTTTGTCGGCGCGACGGATGTGAACGAGCTTGGCCTCAAATCGCTTGAGGCCGATATCGGGCCGGACAATTGCTTCATCTCAACGCTGGATGTGACGAGTGCCGAGGATTTCGGGGCCGTGCTGGAGGCGTTCTCGAAGGATACGGGCGGGACGCTCGACCTACTGTTCAACAATGCCGGCATCGGCAATGGCGGCTTTTTCGACGAGATGGATTTCGCCGACGTGATGGCGGTGGTGAACGTCAATTTCATCGGCGTGCTGCGCGGCATCCACATGGCCTATCCGCTGCTCAAGGCGACGCCGAACTCGCTGTGCTTCACCACGTCCTCTTCCTCCGCCACCTTCGGCATGCCGGGCATCGCGGTCTATTCGGCGACCAAGCACGCGGTGAAGGGCCTGACGGAAGCGCTGTCGATCGAGTTTGCGCGCCACGGCGTGCGGGCAGCGGACGTGCTGCCGGGGCTGATCGACACGGCGATCCTGCCGGAGGGCACCACCGACAACGCGCCGAGCGAGGGCATGTTCCGGCTGATGCCGGCGGACTCGGTGGCTGTGTGTGTGTGGGAGGCCTATCACACGCCGGAGAAGCTGCACTGGTTCGTGCCGGAGGAGATCGGTGATCTCGACAAGGCCGCCGGCAACACGCCGGAGCTCGTGCGCGAGCAGCTCAAATCCACCGGGCCGCTGGCAGAGCTGATCCGCAACATGGAAGAAGAAAGCAAGAAGGCCGCCTCTGCCTGA
- a CDS encoding MerR family transcriptional regulator — protein MKMRDLEAATGVNRETIRVYFRHGLLPEPKRSKPNVADYDQAHVDGIRLIRRLHKEEGMTLPQIKRVLSGDVSDPSLSIGAFPHLEQLVAARLDRYDALVPLASVIERNPQAEEDAHALQEIKAVRLKEQDGETMLSRTDAEIVAICGDMRRVGFTTDKGFNPAQLGFYVANANDLGQREVESFLASIGKNVGQQEAADLAFEAINRMMSFFGLLRTKAVMRAFANATRPDTDEKPSRD, from the coding sequence ATGAAGATGCGTGACCTGGAAGCAGCCACCGGCGTCAACCGCGAGACCATCCGCGTCTATTTCCGCCATGGCCTGCTGCCCGAGCCCAAGCGGTCCAAACCCAACGTGGCTGATTACGATCAGGCCCATGTGGATGGCATTCGCCTCATCCGCCGCCTCCACAAGGAGGAGGGGATGACCCTGCCGCAGATCAAGCGCGTGCTTTCGGGTGATGTCTCCGACCCCTCCCTCAGCATCGGCGCTTTCCCGCATCTCGAACAGCTCGTCGCCGCCCGCCTCGACCGCTACGACGCCCTGGTGCCGCTGGCATCCGTCATCGAACGCAATCCGCAGGCGGAAGAAGACGCTCACGCGCTTCAGGAGATCAAGGCCGTGCGCCTCAAGGAGCAGGACGGGGAGACCATGCTGTCGCGGACTGATGCGGAGATCGTTGCCATCTGCGGCGACATGCGCCGCGTCGGCTTCACCACCGACAAGGGCTTCAACCCCGCGCAGTTGGGCTTCTATGTGGCGAACGCCAATGATCTCGGCCAGCGGGAGGTGGAGAGCTTTCTCGCCAGCATTGGCAAGAATGTGGGCCAGCAGGAAGCTGCCGATCTCGCCTTCGAGGCCATCAACCGCATGATGTCCTTTTTCGGCCTGTTGCGGACCAAGGCCGTCATGCGGGCGTTCGCCAACGCCACCCGTCCGGATACGGACGAAAAACCAAGCAGGGACTAG
- the nadA gene encoding quinolinate synthase NadA, giving the protein MTIVYDASINDGIKRTQAKAPAAAPKAKKPVPEFEVPEYTPGLAKEMSSLYARVSKVIPSVEWPFFAPYIYEINRLKAEKNAVILAHNYMTPEIFHCVSDIAGDSLQLAIEATKVEEEVIVQCGVHFMAETSKLLNPQKKVIIPDEMAGCSLASSITGADVRAMREAYPDVPVVTYVNTSAEVKAETDICCTSSNALKVVESLNVPRVMCIPDEYLARNVQKQTDVEIITYKGSCEVHERFTPEELREYRENDPGIKIIAHPECPPNVLDEADFSGSTSAMINWVKDNQPAKVMMVTECSMSDNVAVENPNVEFIRPCNLCPHMKRITLPKILASLHSMQDEVTIDPAIAERARLPIERMIALNN; this is encoded by the coding sequence ATGACCATCGTGTATGACGCCAGCATCAATGACGGGATCAAGCGCACGCAGGCCAAGGCGCCCGCTGCCGCACCAAAGGCCAAAAAGCCGGTGCCGGAATTCGAAGTTCCGGAATACACCCCCGGCCTGGCGAAAGAGATGTCTTCGCTCTACGCGCGGGTGTCGAAGGTCATCCCTTCCGTCGAGTGGCCTTTCTTTGCGCCCTATATCTACGAGATCAACCGCCTCAAGGCGGAGAAGAACGCGGTGATCCTGGCGCATAATTACATGACGCCGGAAATCTTCCACTGCGTGTCCGATATCGCGGGCGACAGCCTGCAGCTGGCCATTGAGGCCACCAAGGTCGAGGAAGAAGTGATCGTCCAGTGCGGCGTGCACTTCATGGCCGAGACCTCGAAGCTCCTGAACCCTCAGAAAAAAGTGATCATCCCCGACGAGATGGCCGGCTGCTCGCTGGCCTCCTCCATCACCGGGGCCGATGTCCGCGCCATGCGCGAAGCCTATCCCGACGTGCCGGTGGTGACCTATGTGAACACCTCCGCCGAGGTGAAGGCGGAGACCGATATCTGCTGCACGTCGTCGAACGCGCTGAAGGTTGTCGAAAGCCTCAACGTGCCGCGCGTCATGTGCATCCCGGACGAATATCTCGCCCGCAATGTGCAGAAGCAGACCGATGTGGAGATCATCACCTACAAGGGCTCCTGCGAAGTGCATGAGCGCTTCACCCCGGAAGAGCTGCGCGAATATCGCGAGAACGATCCGGGCATCAAGATCATCGCCCATCCCGAGTGCCCGCCCAACGTGCTGGACGAAGCCGATTTCTCCGGCTCCACCTCGGCGATGATCAACTGGGTGAAGGACAACCAGCCCGCCAAGGTGATGATGGTGACCGAGTGCTCCATGTCGGACAATGTGGCGGTGGAGAACCCGAATGTGGAGTTCATCCGCCCGTGCAATCTGTGCCCGCACATGAAACGCATCACCCTGCCGAAGATCCTGGCCTCGCTGCACTCCATGCAGGACGAGGTGACGATTGACCCGGCGATTGCCGAGCGTGCGCGGCTGCCGATCGAGCGGATGATCGCCCTCAACAATTAG
- a CDS encoding L-aspartate oxidase — MSTANEHLAGDALIAGAGLAGLFTALKLADRGRQVTVLSGVARPGGATSTWAQGGIAAALGPDDSADLHVADTLAAGDGLVDEAAARALAEDAPARIADLEALGVAFDRRADGSFALGREGAHSRNRIAHVGGDGAGAAIMKALGQAAEAHPNIHIVPGWNAADLIVEGGSVTGIMARGGVEPDAPTLAVRADTTVLATGGVGALYRVTTNPPGSRGHGLGLAARAGARVADVEFVQFHPTAIACDEDPAPLATEALRGEGATLHRADGSRLMEGVHPDLELAPRDIVAREIAREIARGGTVLLDCRTAVGARFAERFPAVHAAALRAGIDPVTQMIPVAPAAHYHMGGVVTDLTGATSLQGLYACGEVSRTGAHGANRLASNSLLESIVFGARIADAVAGLTPGTSAPKAAPQGGEAPKGPDPHAAQIMHLRTAMSLSVGVAREAGQLAATLDMIRSFDADARPEASGYRNMLAAALLITAAAHRRHESRGGHARLDYPQADDALGRPLPLTLDEARATGLAAAPTPVQKTA, encoded by the coding sequence ATGAGCACAGCAAACGAGCATCTGGCCGGTGACGCGCTGATCGCGGGTGCCGGGCTGGCAGGGCTGTTCACGGCCCTGAAGCTCGCTGACCGGGGCCGCCAGGTCACCGTGCTGTCCGGCGTAGCGCGTCCCGGCGGGGCCACCTCCACCTGGGCGCAGGGCGGCATCGCCGCAGCGCTGGGCCCCGACGACAGCGCGGACCTGCATGTGGCCGACACGCTGGCCGCCGGTGACGGGCTGGTGGATGAAGCCGCCGCCCGCGCCCTGGCCGAAGACGCGCCTGCCCGCATTGCCGATCTCGAAGCGCTAGGTGTTGCGTTCGACCGCAGGGCCGACGGCAGCTTTGCGCTGGGCCGGGAAGGCGCGCATTCGCGCAACCGCATTGCCCATGTGGGCGGTGACGGTGCCGGTGCCGCGATCATGAAGGCGCTGGGTCAGGCGGCTGAGGCACACCCCAACATTCACATCGTCCCCGGCTGGAACGCAGCTGATCTCATCGTCGAGGGCGGCAGTGTCACCGGCATCATGGCACGCGGCGGCGTGGAGCCGGACGCCCCCACCCTTGCCGTGCGGGCAGATACAACCGTGCTGGCGACCGGCGGTGTGGGCGCGCTTTACCGGGTGACCACCAACCCGCCGGGCTCGCGCGGCCACGGTCTGGGGCTCGCTGCCCGGGCGGGCGCCCGCGTGGCCGATGTCGAGTTCGTGCAGTTCCACCCCACCGCCATCGCCTGCGACGAAGACCCTGCCCCCCTTGCGACCGAGGCCCTGCGCGGGGAAGGCGCAACGCTTCACCGGGCTGATGGATCGCGGCTGATGGAAGGCGTGCATCCGGATCTTGAGCTTGCGCCGCGCGATATTGTGGCCCGCGAGATTGCCCGTGAAATCGCGCGCGGCGGCACGGTGTTGCTTGATTGCCGCACAGCAGTCGGCGCGCGGTTCGCCGAGCGCTTCCCCGCCGTGCATGCCGCCGCGCTGCGGGCGGGCATCGACCCGGTCACGCAGATGATCCCCGTGGCCCCGGCCGCGCATTACCATATGGGCGGCGTGGTGACGGATCTGACTGGGGCGACAAGCCTTCAAGGCCTTTATGCCTGCGGCGAGGTCTCCCGCACCGGGGCGCACGGGGCCAACCGGCTGGCGTCCAATTCGCTGCTTGAATCCATCGTGTTCGGCGCACGCATTGCCGACGCCGTTGCGGGCCTCACGCCCGGCACGTCTGCGCCCAAGGCAGCCCCACAGGGCGGTGAAGCGCCCAAGGGGCCGGACCCGCATGCGGCGCAGATCATGCACCTACGCACCGCCATGTCGCTTTCTGTGGGCGTGGCGCGCGAGGCCGGTCAGTTGGCCGCAACGCTCGACATGATCCGCAGCTTTGACGCAGACGCCCGGCCCGAGGCGTCCGGCTACCGCAACATGCTTGCCGCCGCGCTGCTGATCACCGCCGCCGCCCATCGCCGCCATGAAAGCCGTGGCGGCCACGCCCGGCTTGATTATCCGCAGGCGGATGATGCCCTGGGGCGCCCCCTGCCCCTGACGCTGGACGAGGCCCGCGCGACGGGCCTTGCCGCTGCCCCCACTCCTGTCCAGAAGACGGCCTGA
- a CDS encoding universal stress protein, with protein sequence MSIKRILCPLYGSASDAASLTMGLSLAKRFHAQADILFVRPNPTDALPYLGEGISGPVVEDIIETARKAADSAEDQCRKEAEEAARAAGVEITDEVRADAATARMRIKSGRAVDVIAGESRLADLVIVADAGARDQASGPNALETCMLAEGRPVLLAPQQAPADVGASVVIGWDESGEAANAITAAMPFLVSAEKVTIVCVDEDGVSDAPGARALQEYLALHTVTAEIHLVPEDNRNTGEVLLAEATNLQGDLLVMGGYSHSRLRELVLGGVTRHIRSHATIPVLMAH encoded by the coding sequence ATGTCCATCAAACGCATTCTGTGCCCGCTTTACGGCTCCGCCTCCGACGCGGCGTCGCTGACCATGGGCCTGTCCCTCGCCAAGCGCTTCCACGCCCAGGCGGACATTCTCTTCGTGCGTCCCAACCCGACCGACGCGCTGCCCTATCTGGGCGAAGGCATTTCCGGCCCCGTCGTCGAGGACATCATCGAGACCGCCCGCAAGGCCGCCGACAGCGCCGAGGACCAGTGCCGCAAGGAGGCCGAAGAAGCCGCCCGCGCCGCAGGCGTCGAGATCACCGATGAGGTGCGCGCCGATGCCGCCACCGCGCGCATGCGCATCAAGTCGGGCCGTGCGGTTGACGTGATCGCGGGGGAAAGCCGGTTGGCCGACCTCGTCATCGTTGCCGATGCCGGTGCCCGCGACCAGGCCTCCGGCCCCAACGCCCTTGAAACCTGCATGCTGGCCGAAGGCCGCCCGGTGCTGCTGGCTCCGCAGCAGGCCCCGGCGGATGTGGGCGCCAGCGTTGTCATCGGCTGGGATGAAAGCGGCGAAGCCGCCAACGCCATCACCGCCGCCATGCCGTTCCTCGTCTCCGCTGAAAAGGTCACCATCGTCTGCGTCGATGAGGACGGTGTCAGCGATGCACCCGGCGCCCGCGCCCTGCAGGAATATCTGGCGTTGCACACGGTCACCGCCGAGATCCACCTGGTGCCGGAAGACAACCGCAACACCGGCGAAGTGCTGCTGGCCGAAGCCACCAACCTCCAGGGCGACCTGCTGGTGATGGGCGGTTACAGCCACTCCCGCCTGCGTGAGCTGGTGCTGGGCGGCGTCACCCGCCACATCCGGTCGCATGCCACCATCCCGGTGCTCATGGCACACTGA
- a CDS encoding type 1 glutamine amidotransferase domain-containing protein, with protein sequence MADLKGKRIALLATHGFEQSELEVPRDRLAGMGAEVHVIAPEDGDIKGWDGDDWGRPVSIDKTLDQASMDDYDALVLPGGQINPDLLRVNDDALAFIKRAYESGKVLAAICHAPWLLVETGIAEGATMTSYPSVKTDVKNAGATWVDEAVVADNGLITSRNPDDLEVFSKKIAEEILEGQHTRAAA encoded by the coding sequence ATGGCCGATCTCAAAGGCAAACGCATCGCACTGCTCGCCACCCACGGCTTCGAGCAGTCGGAACTGGAAGTCCCCCGCGACCGCCTGGCCGGGATGGGCGCCGAGGTGCATGTGATCGCGCCCGAAGATGGTGACATCAAGGGCTGGGACGGCGACGATTGGGGCCGCCCTGTCTCGATCGACAAGACGCTGGACCAAGCATCCATGGATGATTACGACGCCCTCGTGCTGCCCGGCGGCCAGATCAACCCGGACCTGCTGCGCGTCAATGACGACGCCCTGGCGTTCATCAAGCGCGCCTATGAAAGCGGCAAGGTGCTGGCGGCGATCTGCCACGCCCCCTGGCTGCTGGTGGAGACAGGCATCGCCGAAGGCGCGACCATGACGTCCTACCCGTCGGTGAAGACCGACGTGAAGAATGCCGGTGCCACCTGGGTGGACGAGGCGGTGGTGGCCGATAACGGCCTGATCACGTCCCGTAACCCGGATGACCTTGAAGTCTTCAGCAAGAAGATCGCCGAGGAAATTCTCGAAGGCCAGCACACCCGCGCCGCAGCCTAG
- a CDS encoding NUDIX hydrolase has translation MARKQTTAGPGFDDTSTAVVVGLNAAIVTIAEAEPRTLVVRAPGQWDALPFGPFDPLKHRTMDVGLRRWVQDQTKLDLGYVEQLYTFGDRGRHRHPEDTGPHIVSVGYLALVRAQDMGEDATAQQSSWRCWYSYFPWEDWRQGRPAIIDGKIAPLVGEWVARATTPALKARRRERLDLCFGLNGIAWDEEKVLERFELLYEAGLADEAAMDGRKNARRRLGVAEDAQDVPALGDPMLHDHRRILATAMGRLRAKLKYRPVVFELMAEEFTLTELQTTVEAVMGQKLHKQNFRRQVEKTGLVEGTGRMTTKTGGRPAEQFRFRREVVTERAAPGVRVGAPVRGRSSRAAAR, from the coding sequence GTGGCGCGGAAGCAGACCACGGCAGGACCCGGCTTTGACGACACCTCCACTGCAGTGGTGGTGGGCCTCAACGCGGCCATCGTGACCATCGCCGAAGCCGAGCCGCGGACCCTGGTGGTGCGCGCGCCGGGGCAATGGGATGCCCTGCCCTTCGGCCCGTTCGACCCGCTCAAGCACCGCACCATGGATGTGGGCCTCCGGCGCTGGGTGCAGGACCAGACCAAGCTCGATCTGGGCTATGTGGAACAGCTTTATACGTTCGGCGACCGCGGCCGGCACCGGCACCCGGAGGATACCGGGCCGCATATCGTGTCGGTCGGCTATCTGGCGCTGGTGCGGGCGCAGGACATGGGTGAGGACGCCACCGCGCAGCAGAGCAGCTGGCGCTGCTGGTACAGTTACTTCCCGTGGGAGGACTGGCGGCAGGGTCGGCCGGCAATCATCGACGGCAAGATCGCCCCGCTGGTGGGGGAGTGGGTGGCCCGCGCCACGACGCCTGCCCTCAAGGCGCGGCGGCGGGAGCGGCTGGATCTGTGTTTCGGCCTCAACGGCATCGCCTGGGACGAGGAAAAGGTGCTCGAGCGCTTCGAGCTGCTGTATGAGGCGGGCCTTGCCGACGAGGCGGCGATGGACGGGCGCAAGAACGCCCGCCGCAGACTGGGCGTCGCGGAAGACGCGCAGGATGTGCCCGCCCTCGGCGACCCGATGCTGCATGACCATCGCCGCATCCTCGCCACCGCCATGGGCCGGCTGCGGGCCAAGCTCAAATACCGGCCCGTCGTGTTCGAGCTGATGGCGGAGGAATTCACCCTCACCGAATTACAGACCACCGTGGAAGCGGTGATGGGCCAGAAGCTGCACAAGCAGAATTTCCGCCGCCAGGTGGAAAAGACGGGCCTTGTGGAAGGCACGGGCCGGATGACCACCAAGACCGGCGGGCGGCCCGCCGAGCAGTTCCGCTTCCGCCGGGAAGTTGTGACGGAGCGCGCGGCACCGGGCGTGCGCGTGGGTGCGCCAGTGCGCGGACGCAGCAGCCGGGCGGCGGCGCGCTAG
- a CDS encoding beta-ketoacyl-ACP synthase III — protein sequence MTKVVISGTGVFTPSEAITNEELVEAFNTYVKNFNAANKDAIDRGEVEALSESSVPFIEKASGIQQRFVMNKDGILDPEIMAPRLPERPNEEPSILAEMAVTAARDALKQAGKSAKDVDAVLVACSNLQRPYPAIAIEVQDLLGIDGFAFDMNVACSSATFGIQQAYDMIRSGSAKCVLVTSPEICTGHLNFRDRDSHFIFGDVATAVVVENAETATAEHPFEIISTRLKTQFSNNIRNNFGFLNRTAPEGIGAKDKLFVQEGRKVFKEVVPMVSAMILEHMADENIGNNSLKRMWLHQANANMNDLIGKKVMGRSPSEAEQPNILKDYANTSSAGSIIAFNKFSEDLDPGDVGVICSFGAGYSAGSVLVRRV from the coding sequence TTGACCAAAGTTGTCATCAGTGGAACCGGCGTCTTCACGCCTTCGGAAGCAATCACCAATGAGGAGCTGGTTGAAGCGTTCAACACCTATGTGAAGAACTTCAACGCAGCCAACAAGGACGCGATCGACCGCGGCGAGGTGGAAGCGCTTTCGGAATCGAGCGTGCCCTTCATCGAGAAGGCGTCGGGCATTCAGCAGCGCTTCGTGATGAACAAGGACGGCATTCTTGATCCGGAGATCATGGCCCCGCGCCTGCCGGAGCGCCCGAATGAAGAACCGTCGATCCTCGCCGAGATGGCGGTGACCGCCGCGCGTGACGCGCTGAAGCAGGCGGGCAAGTCCGCCAAGGACGTGGACGCGGTGCTGGTGGCCTGCTCCAACCTGCAGCGCCCCTACCCGGCGATCGCCATCGAGGTGCAGGACCTTCTGGGCATTGACGGGTTTGCCTTCGACATGAACGTGGCGTGTTCGTCCGCCACCTTCGGCATCCAGCAGGCCTATGACATGATCCGCTCCGGCTCGGCCAAATGCGTACTGGTGACGAGCCCCGAGATCTGCACCGGCCATCTCAATTTCCGCGACCGCGACAGCCATTTCATCTTCGGTGACGTGGCAACCGCCGTTGTGGTGGAAAATGCCGAGACGGCAACGGCGGAGCATCCGTTCGAAATCATCAGCACCCGTCTCAAGACGCAGTTCTCGAACAATATCCGCAACAATTTCGGCTTCCTGAACCGCACCGCGCCTGAGGGCATCGGCGCCAAGGACAAGCTCTTCGTGCAGGAAGGCCGCAAGGTGTTCAAGGAAGTGGTGCCGATGGTGTCGGCGATGATCCTCGAGCACATGGCGGACGAGAATATCGGCAACAACTCGCTCAAGCGCATGTGGCTGCACCAGGCCAATGCCAACATGAACGACCTGATCGGCAAGAAGGTGATGGGCCGGTCGCCGTCGGAGGCCGAGCAGCCGAACATCCTGAAGGACTATGCCAATACGTCCTCCGCGGGCTCGATCATCGCCTTCAACAAGTTCAGCGAAGACCTCGACCCCGGCGATGTGGGCGTGATCTGCTCCTTCGGCGCGGGCTATTCCGCCGGCAGCGTGCTGGTGCGGCGCGTCTGA
- the nadC gene encoding carboxylating nicotinate-nucleotide diphosphorylase: MPHSNLPPMPRLIVEPAVRRALEEDLGRAGDITTDYVVPEDVRAQARIAARKPGVVAGLDAARTAFRLVDPDLMIGIERRDGDRLEPGDTICHLDGKARSILTGERVALNFLGHMSGIASEAAKMSALIAHTKARVTCTRKTTPGLRAFEKHAVRCGGGSNHRFGLDDGLLIKDNHIAVAGGVTAAIQAAKAQAGHMVKIECEVDTLDQLREALDAGAEAILLDNMAPATLAEAVEINDGRAVLEASGGITADTIVGVAESGVDLISVGWLTHSAPSLDLGLDIDFGD, from the coding sequence ATGCCCCACAGCAATCTGCCCCCGATGCCCCGCCTGATCGTCGAGCCCGCCGTGCGCCGCGCGCTGGAAGAGGATCTTGGCCGCGCCGGTGACATCACCACCGATTATGTGGTGCCGGAAGATGTGCGGGCGCAGGCACGCATCGCCGCGCGCAAACCGGGCGTTGTGGCGGGGCTTGATGCGGCGCGTACTGCCTTCCGGCTGGTGGACCCGGACTTGATGATCGGAATTGAGCGGCGTGACGGCGACCGGCTGGAGCCGGGGGACACGATCTGCCATCTGGACGGCAAGGCGCGCTCCATCCTCACCGGCGAGCGGGTTGCGCTCAATTTCCTCGGCCACATGTCGGGCATTGCCTCGGAGGCTGCAAAAATGTCCGCCCTCATCGCGCATACCAAGGCGAGGGTCACCTGCACCCGCAAGACGACGCCGGGCCTGCGCGCCTTCGAGAAGCATGCGGTGCGCTGCGGCGGCGGGTCCAATCACCGCTTCGGGCTCGATGACGGCCTGCTGATCAAGGACAACCACATCGCCGTGGCGGGCGGCGTCACCGCTGCCATTCAGGCTGCCAAGGCGCAGGCCGGGCACATGGTGAAGATCGAATGCGAGGTGGACACGCTCGACCAGCTGCGCGAGGCGCTTGATGCCGGGGCGGAAGCAATCCTGCTCGACAACATGGCGCCCGCCACCCTTGCCGAGGCCGTGGAGATCAATGACGGCCGGGCCGTGCTGGAAGCCTCCGGCGGCATCACGGCGGACACCATCGTGGGAGTTGCGGAAAGCGGCGTGGACCTCATTTCCGTGGGCTGGCTCACCCATTCCGCCCCGTCGCTCGATCTGGGTCTCGACATCGATTTCGGCGACTAG